A DNA window from Gillisia sp. Hel1_33_143 contains the following coding sequences:
- a CDS encoding T9SS type A sorting domain-containing protein, with product MKQHYILSFLLVCFLLLSNLTSAQSTNIPAYAQEKPISGLSIYPNPVTGSKVYITSDANSTKEIEVYNVLGKKVLIARLTGRELDVSELTPGIYIVKIKEGDEQATRKLVVR from the coding sequence ATGAAACAGCATTACATTTTAAGCTTTTTATTGGTTTGTTTTTTGCTGTTAAGTAACCTTACCTCAGCACAAAGCACTAATATTCCTGCGTACGCCCAGGAAAAACCTATTTCTGGCCTTTCTATTTATCCAAATCCTGTTACGGGAAGTAAAGTGTATATCACTTCAGACGCTAATAGTACAAAAGAGATAGAAGTCTACAATGTATTGGGGAAAAAAGTACTCATTGCCCGTTTAACGGGAAGAGAACTTGATGTTTCAGAATTAACTCCGGGTATTTATATTGTGAAGATTAAAGAAGGTGATGAGCAAGCGACTAGAAAATTAGTAGTCCGGTAA
- a CDS encoding acyltransferase produces the protein MNKNKIFSISSEEQFKATTLEIFKFQFDNNPVYQKFCNLLNTDPKLVREIDQIPFLPINFFKSETILSSADKIQKTFTSSGTTGSNTSKHHVTDLNIYEESFNKAFQEFYGNIEDYAVLALLPSYLERDGSSLIYMADHLIKASKHPKSGFYLNNLEELKDNLIQLDRSGQKIILIGVSFALLDLIENYKFNLKNVVVMETGGMKGRRKEMIREELHKILAAGFGVKSIHSEYGMTELLSQAYSNGNGIFNCPPWMKILIRDPEDALSYLSQGKTGGINVIDLANINSCSFIATQDLGKIHKKDSVEILGRFDNSDIRGCNLMVL, from the coding sequence ATGAATAAGAATAAGATTTTCTCTATCTCTTCCGAAGAGCAATTTAAAGCTACTACTTTAGAGATCTTCAAATTTCAGTTTGATAATAATCCTGTATATCAAAAATTCTGTAATCTTCTGAATACAGATCCTAAGCTTGTTAGAGAGATCGATCAAATTCCTTTTTTACCCATAAATTTCTTCAAATCTGAAACCATACTTTCTTCAGCAGATAAAATTCAGAAGACTTTTACCAGTAGTGGTACTACCGGAAGCAATACGAGCAAACACCATGTTACAGATCTTAATATTTACGAAGAAAGTTTTAATAAAGCATTTCAAGAATTTTATGGAAATATAGAAGATTATGCTGTTTTAGCGCTGTTACCCTCTTATTTAGAAAGAGATGGTTCTTCCCTTATTTATATGGCAGACCATCTAATAAAAGCGAGCAAACACCCTAAAAGCGGATTCTATTTAAACAATTTGGAAGAATTAAAAGATAATCTGATCCAATTAGATAGATCTGGCCAAAAAATAATATTGATAGGTGTTTCTTTTGCGCTATTAGATCTTATAGAGAATTATAAGTTCAATCTAAAAAATGTGGTAGTTATGGAAACCGGAGGTATGAAAGGTAGAAGAAAAGAGATGATTAGAGAAGAATTACATAAAATACTTGCTGCTGGTTTCGGAGTTAAGTCTATTCATAGCGAATATGGAATGACAGAATTATTATCTCAAGCCTATTCTAATGGAAACGGCATCTTTAATTGTCCTCCCTGGATGAAGATCCTTATAAGAGATCCTGAAGATGCCCTGAGCTATTTATCTCAAGGCAAAACTGGAGGTATCAATGTGATAGATTTGGCAAATATTAACTCTTGCTCTTTTATCGCTACTCAAGATCTTGGTAAGATCCATAAGAAAGATTCTGTAGAGATTCTGGGCAGGTTTGATAATAGCGATATTAGAGGTTGTAATCTTATGGTCTTATAA
- the tyrS gene encoding tyrosine--tRNA ligase, which produces MIKNFVEELTWRGMLHDTMPGAEEHLNQTMRSAYIGFDPTADSLHIGNLVPIMLLAHFQRCGHKPFALVGGATGMIGDPSGKSNERNLLDEKTLRHNQECVRKQLSQFLDFSSGVKNEATLVNNYDWMKKISFLDFIRDVGKHITVNYMMAKDSVKNRLTGEATEGMSFTEFTYQLVQGYDFLHLYKNENCTLQMGGSDQWGNITTGTELIRRVAGGKGFALTCPLITKSDGSKFGKSEGGNIWLDANRTSPYKFYQYWLNTSDEDAEKYIKIFTFLDKEIIENLVKEHKETPHLRLLQKRLAEEVTVTVHSQEELDNAIKASEVLFGKSTADDLKKLNEATFLDVFEGVPQAEISRADIDAGLDMIAALAAKTDFLKSNGEARRALKENSISVNKEKVGEDYMISSEDLINDKYVIINKGKKNTYILRVI; this is translated from the coding sequence ATGATCAAAAATTTTGTTGAAGAACTTACTTGGAGGGGAATGCTTCACGATACCATGCCCGGAGCAGAAGAACATTTAAATCAAACTATGAGATCTGCCTATATAGGTTTTGATCCTACAGCAGATTCTTTGCATATAGGTAATCTGGTGCCCATCATGCTTTTGGCACATTTCCAAAGATGCGGTCATAAACCTTTTGCATTGGTAGGAGGAGCTACTGGAATGATTGGGGATCCTTCAGGAAAATCTAATGAGCGTAATCTCTTAGATGAAAAAACCCTAAGACATAATCAGGAATGTGTTAGAAAACAATTATCGCAATTTTTGGATTTTTCTTCAGGAGTTAAAAACGAAGCAACTTTAGTGAATAATTATGATTGGATGAAGAAAATTTCATTCCTTGACTTTATTAGGGATGTAGGAAAGCATATTACTGTAAACTACATGATGGCGAAAGATTCTGTGAAAAACAGACTTACCGGAGAAGCTACAGAAGGAATGTCCTTTACAGAATTCACCTATCAATTAGTGCAAGGGTATGACTTCTTGCATTTATATAAAAATGAAAATTGCACCCTTCAAATGGGAGGGAGTGACCAGTGGGGCAATATTACTACCGGTACAGAACTTATTAGAAGAGTGGCTGGAGGTAAAGGATTTGCGCTTACATGCCCACTAATTACAAAAAGTGATGGTAGTAAGTTTGGAAAAAGTGAAGGAGGTAATATCTGGCTGGATGCCAATAGAACATCGCCTTATAAATTCTACCAATACTGGTTGAATACCAGCGATGAAGATGCGGAAAAATACATCAAGATCTTCACATTTTTAGATAAGGAAATCATAGAAAATTTAGTAAAAGAACATAAAGAAACCCCACATTTAAGATTGCTTCAAAAGAGGTTGGCAGAAGAAGTTACAGTTACTGTACATAGTCAGGAAGAGTTAGATAATGCAATTAAAGCTTCTGAAGTTCTTTTTGGTAAAAGTACTGCAGACGATCTTAAGAAGTTAAATGAAGCTACGTTCTTAGATGTTTTTGAAGGTGTGCCACAAGCAGAGATCTCTCGTGCAGATATAGATGCAGGTTTGGATATGATAGCTGCTCTTGCCGCTAAAACAGATTTTCTAAAATCTAATGGAGAAGCTCGTAGAGCGTTAAAGGAGAATTCTATCTCTGTGAATAAAGAAAAAGTTGGAGAAGATTATATGATCTCTTCAGAAGATCTTATTAATGATAAATACGTAATTATTAATAAAGGAAAGAAGAATACTTATATTCTAAGAGTGATATAA
- a CDS encoding SDR family oxidoreductase, with the protein MILVTGGTGLVGAHLLLKLLESGNKVRATHREKSNLEIVKKVFLYYHPSEKATDLYTRIEWIQADLDDIPQLTTAFAQISEVYHCAAMISFDSSNSKELRKTNITGTANMVNLAIAQKIEKFCYISSIATLDLELGERMISENFAWHPEKYHSEYAISKHGAEIEVWRASQEGLPVIIINPGIIIGPGFWNAASGLLFKKVDNGLKFHFPKITGFVGIQDVVLLSIKAMRSNLINEQFIAVSENKSFKEVLEKVASTLQKPAPTKTLKPWMVRLGWIFQSLGSMLFNTKKQLSSRDHKALFETSLYSNAKSKKDLDFDYTNIQRVIEETGNFYILDKENRST; encoded by the coding sequence ATGATTTTAGTCACCGGAGGAACAGGTTTGGTTGGAGCACACTTACTTTTGAAATTGCTAGAATCTGGCAACAAAGTAAGAGCTACACACAGAGAAAAAAGCAATCTAGAAATTGTAAAGAAAGTTTTTTTATACTACCATCCTTCTGAAAAGGCAACAGATCTTTATACAAGAATTGAATGGATACAAGCAGATCTGGATGACATCCCACAGCTAACAACTGCTTTTGCGCAGATATCTGAAGTTTATCATTGCGCCGCTATGATCTCTTTTGATTCTTCAAATTCTAAGGAACTTAGAAAAACGAACATTACCGGAACTGCTAATATGGTAAATCTGGCAATCGCTCAAAAAATTGAAAAATTTTGTTACATCAGTTCTATAGCTACTTTAGATTTAGAACTTGGAGAAAGAATGATCTCAGAAAATTTTGCATGGCATCCAGAAAAATATCATTCAGAGTATGCTATTTCCAAACACGGAGCAGAAATTGAAGTATGGCGTGCTTCACAAGAAGGTCTCCCGGTAATTATTATAAATCCAGGGATAATTATTGGTCCCGGCTTTTGGAATGCAGCTAGTGGCTTATTGTTTAAAAAAGTAGATAATGGTCTAAAATTTCATTTTCCAAAGATCACCGGTTTTGTAGGAATACAAGATGTGGTTCTTCTTAGTATTAAGGCAATGCGATCTAATTTGATCAATGAACAATTTATTGCAGTTTCTGAAAATAAGAGTTTTAAAGAAGTTCTTGAAAAAGTAGCTTCCACACTTCAAAAACCTGCCCCCACAAAAACTCTTAAGCCCTGGATGGTAAGGTTAGGATGGATATTTCAAAGCTTGGGAAGCATGCTGTTCAATACAAAAAAGCAACTATCTAGCAGAGATCATAAAGCTTTGTTTGAAACTTCACTTTACTCGAATGCTAAAAGTAAAAAAGATCTAGATTTTGATTACACCAATATACAGCGAGTTATAGAAGAAACGGGGAATTTCTATATCTTGGATAAGGAAAATAGATCAACTTAA
- a CDS encoding DUF4296 domain-containing protein — translation MKYLVLLVALLLVSCQSVDKTKKPDNLIPEGKMVEVLTDLVLLNSAKNYNRRILEETGIHINPYIYEKHGIDSLQLAQSTQYYAENTSKLDKIYKSIKDSLEVRKSVLEKIEEEEVRVQDSIREASVKDLQDSLKKQDKKADSLLKIKNQDPQVSSPVRSSSQN, via the coding sequence ATGAAATATCTGGTTTTGTTAGTTGCCTTACTTTTGGTTTCCTGCCAGAGTGTGGATAAAACGAAGAAACCAGATAATTTGATCCCAGAAGGCAAAATGGTAGAAGTTCTAACAGACCTGGTACTTCTTAACTCGGCTAAGAATTATAACCGTCGTATACTCGAGGAGACTGGAATTCATATTAATCCTTATATCTATGAGAAGCATGGCATAGATAGTCTTCAATTAGCTCAAAGCACCCAATATTACGCAGAGAATACTTCTAAATTAGATAAGATCTATAAATCTATAAAAGATTCTTTAGAGGTTAGAAAAAGTGTACTGGAAAAAATAGAAGAAGAAGAGGTGAGAGTACAAGATTCTATTAGAGAAGCTTCTGTAAAAGATTTACAAGATTCCTTAAAAAAGCAAGATAAGAAAGCAGATTCTTTATTGAAAATTAAAAACCAGGATCCCCAAGTTTCCAGCCCAGTTAGATCTTCCTCTCAAAATTAA